Proteins from a single region of Sphingopyxis sp. BSN-002:
- a CDS encoding pyruvate dehydrogenase complex dihydrolipoamide acetyltransferase: MPIELKMPALSPTMEEGTLAKWLVKEGDAVKSGDLLAEIETDKATMEFEAIDEGVVSQILVPEGTDNVKVGTVIAVIAGEGEDASAKAAPAPAPAAAPAAAPAPAVKAEAAPAPVATPAPVAAAPAPAASGDRIKASPLAKRLAAEKGIDLSTIKGTGPGGRIVKDDLEGAPAGTSAPVAGAAPAAAAPVTAPAAAPAPAAAGPIPDFGIPHEDEKLSGMRKTIARRLTQSMQESPHIYLTVDIRLDALLKLRGELNASLEGRGVKLSVNDMLIKALAVALERVPSCNVSFGGDVMRKYSRADISVAVSIPGGLITPIITDAGGKSMSKISTEMAELAAKAKEGKLQPNEYQGGTASISNMGMMGIKQFTAVINPPQGMIMAIGAGEKRPYVVDDALAIATVMSATGSFDHRAIDGADGALLMKTFKELVENPLGLVA, from the coding sequence ATGCCGATCGAACTCAAAATGCCCGCCCTTTCGCCGACGATGGAGGAAGGGACGCTCGCCAAATGGCTGGTGAAAGAGGGGGACGCGGTCAAATCGGGCGACCTGCTCGCCGAGATCGAGACCGACAAGGCGACGATGGAATTCGAGGCGATCGACGAGGGGGTGGTCAGCCAGATTCTGGTCCCCGAAGGCACCGACAATGTGAAGGTCGGCACCGTCATTGCGGTGATCGCGGGCGAGGGTGAGGATGCGAGCGCCAAGGCTGCTCCCGCGCCGGCACCTGCTGCGGCGCCAGCCGCCGCTCCGGCTCCTGCCGTAAAGGCCGAAGCCGCGCCTGCTCCGGTGGCTACACCGGCTCCCGTAGCCGCGGCTCCTGCGCCGGCTGCTTCGGGCGATCGCATCAAGGCCAGCCCGCTTGCCAAGCGCCTCGCTGCCGAAAAGGGCATCGACCTTTCGACGATCAAGGGCACCGGCCCCGGCGGCCGTATCGTCAAGGACGACCTCGAAGGCGCGCCTGCCGGCACCTCCGCTCCGGTCGCAGGCGCCGCGCCTGCAGCCGCGGCGCCCGTCACAGCTCCTGCGGCCGCCCCGGCGCCCGCCGCTGCCGGCCCGATCCCCGATTTCGGCATTCCGCACGAGGACGAAAAGCTCAGCGGCATGCGCAAGACGATCGCGCGCCGCCTGACCCAGTCGATGCAGGAATCGCCGCACATCTATCTGACCGTCGACATCCGCCTCGACGCGCTGCTGAAGCTCCGCGGCGAGCTCAACGCCAGCCTCGAAGGCCGCGGCGTCAAGCTCAGCGTCAACGACATGCTGATCAAGGCGCTCGCGGTGGCGCTCGAACGCGTGCCGTCGTGCAACGTCAGCTTCGGCGGCGACGTGATGCGCAAGTACAGCCGCGCCGACATCTCGGTCGCGGTCAGCATCCCCGGCGGCCTGATCACCCCGATCATCACCGATGCGGGCGGCAAGTCGATGTCGAAAATCTCGACCGAAATGGCCGAGCTCGCGGCGAAGGCGAAGGAAGGCAAGCTCCAGCCCAATGAATATCAGGGCGGCACCGCCTCGATCTCGAACATGGGCATGATGGGGATCAAGCAGTTCACCGCGGTGATCAACCCGCCGCAGGGCATGATCATGGCGATCGGCGCGGGCGAGAAGCGCCCCTACGTGGTCGACGACGCGCTCGCGATCGCGACCGTCATGTCGGCGACCGGCAGCTTCGACCACCGCGCGATCGACGGCGCCGACGGCGCGCTGCTCATGAAGACCTTCAAGGAGCTGGTGGAGAACCCGCTGGGGCTGGTCGCGTAA
- a CDS encoding VacB/RNase II family 3'-5' exoribonuclease yields the protein MAKGPKRPKPAGLPTSEQILRFIQDSPGAVGKREIAKHFGLHGADKIALKAQLKDMTDEGLVDMAPGRAFHKHGGLPKVTVLRVAAVEGDAVWAVPDRWEGSGPAPRLRVMEKGRKGALGIGDRILSRTEERGSGHVAHPMKKLQAGGEAIIGVLVSDTGPGGKPVIWLRPADKRARFDFAVSDMGDAQIGDLVRAELSGRGPATKARVIDVIGDPFAPRSLSMIAIARHEIPHVFNEETLEEAERAARLPLTPDGREDLRDLPIVAIDPIDARDHDDAVWAIPDEDETNKGGWKAIVAIADVSYYVRADGALDREARRRGNSVYFPDQVVPMLPETLSAGVCSLKAGEDRAAMACHLTIDKHGKVTSWRFTRALVRLRANIAYERAQAAYDADQPDEGWDADVLPTLKNLWGCWALLAKARAARAPLDLDLPERQVRLDEMGNIAEIRVRERLDSMRLIEDYMIAANVAAAKALEAKKSPVMYRIHEPPSREKLVSLKDYLETFEQSFALGQVITPAVFNRLIDGFSGDDRLPQLMEAILRSQTQAYYGPANSGHFGLALGSYAHFTSPIRRYADLIVHRALVDSYRLEVPGKPKGLPERTGLGEADRKGLSRIGEAISALERRAMEAERETIDRYVAAYLATKTGEIVPARITGVQPFGFFATVDGLGGDGLVPVSALGSERFFYDEAARTLDSEHGRVSYSIGQRLELRLMEANPISGALRFELPDAPEGGFRNRPPRRDGVKGKGARKDGAGKHMVGKRGRPSNIRHQGRKR from the coding sequence TTGGCCAAAGGACCGAAACGGCCGAAACCCGCCGGGCTTCCGACGAGCGAGCAGATCCTGCGCTTCATCCAGGACAGCCCCGGCGCGGTTGGCAAGCGTGAGATCGCCAAGCATTTCGGCCTGCATGGCGCGGACAAGATCGCGCTGAAGGCGCAGCTCAAGGATATGACCGACGAGGGGCTCGTCGACATGGCGCCGGGCCGGGCCTTCCACAAACATGGCGGGCTGCCGAAGGTCACCGTGCTGCGCGTTGCGGCGGTCGAGGGCGATGCCGTCTGGGCGGTGCCCGATCGCTGGGAGGGCAGCGGCCCCGCACCGCGCCTTCGCGTCATGGAAAAGGGTCGCAAGGGTGCGCTGGGCATCGGTGATCGTATCCTTTCGCGGACCGAGGAGCGCGGCAGCGGGCATGTCGCGCATCCGATGAAGAAGCTTCAGGCGGGCGGCGAGGCGATCATCGGGGTGCTCGTCTCGGACACCGGTCCGGGGGGCAAGCCGGTCATTTGGCTCCGTCCGGCCGACAAGCGCGCGCGCTTCGATTTCGCCGTCTCGGATATGGGCGATGCGCAGATCGGCGATCTGGTCCGCGCCGAATTGTCGGGCCGCGGTCCCGCGACCAAGGCGCGCGTGATCGATGTGATCGGCGATCCCTTTGCGCCGCGCTCGCTCAGCATGATCGCGATCGCGCGGCACGAAATCCCGCACGTCTTCAATGAAGAGACGCTGGAAGAAGCCGAGCGCGCGGCGAGGTTGCCGCTCACGCCCGACGGGCGCGAGGATCTGCGCGACCTGCCGATCGTCGCGATCGACCCGATCGACGCGCGCGATCACGACGACGCGGTCTGGGCGATCCCCGACGAGGACGAGACGAACAAGGGCGGGTGGAAGGCGATCGTCGCGATTGCCGATGTGAGCTATTATGTCCGCGCCGACGGTGCGCTCGACCGCGAGGCGCGGCGACGCGGCAACAGCGTCTATTTCCCCGATCAGGTCGTGCCGATGCTGCCCGAGACCTTGTCGGCGGGCGTCTGCTCGCTGAAGGCGGGGGAGGATCGCGCCGCGATGGCGTGCCACCTGACGATCGACAAGCACGGCAAGGTGACGTCATGGCGTTTCACGCGGGCTCTGGTGCGGCTTCGCGCGAACATCGCCTATGAGCGGGCGCAGGCCGCTTATGATGCCGATCAGCCCGACGAGGGCTGGGATGCCGACGTGCTGCCGACGCTCAAAAATCTCTGGGGCTGCTGGGCCCTGCTCGCCAAGGCGCGCGCCGCGCGCGCGCCGCTCGACCTCGATCTGCCCGAGCGGCAGGTGCGGCTCGACGAGATGGGCAATATCGCCGAGATTCGCGTGCGTGAGCGGCTCGATTCGATGCGGCTGATCGAGGATTATATGATCGCGGCGAACGTCGCGGCGGCGAAGGCGCTCGAGGCCAAGAAATCGCCGGTCATGTATCGTATTCATGAACCGCCGAGCCGCGAGAAGCTCGTCAGCCTGAAAGACTATCTCGAAACCTTCGAGCAGAGCTTCGCGCTGGGGCAGGTGATCACACCCGCCGTCTTCAACCGGCTGATCGACGGCTTCTCGGGCGATGACCGCCTGCCGCAACTGATGGAAGCGATCCTGCGCAGCCAGACGCAGGCTTACTACGGCCCCGCCAATTCGGGCCACTTCGGCCTCGCGCTCGGTTCTTACGCGCATTTCACCTCGCCGATCCGACGCTACGCCGACCTGATCGTCCACCGCGCGCTCGTCGACAGCTATCGCCTCGAGGTCCCCGGCAAGCCCAAGGGCCTGCCCGAACGGACGGGGCTGGGCGAGGCCGACCGCAAGGGGCTGTCGCGCATCGGTGAGGCGATCAGCGCGCTCGAACGCCGTGCGATGGAGGCAGAGCGCGAGACGATCGACCGTTATGTCGCGGCCTATCTGGCGACGAAGACCGGCGAGATCGTGCCCGCGCGGATCACCGGGGTGCAGCCGTTCGGTTTCTTTGCGACCGTCGACGGGCTCGGCGGCGATGGACTGGTGCCGGTATCGGCGCTCGGCAGCGAGCGTTTCTTCTACGACGAGGCGGCGCGGACGCTCGACAGCGAGCATGGCCGGGTGAGCTATTCGATCGGCCAGCGGCTGGAGCTGCGTCTGATGGAAGCCAATCCGATCAGCGGCGCGCTGCGCTTCGAGCTTCCCGACGCGCCTGAGGGCGGGTTCCGCAACCGCCCGCCGCGCCGCGACGGGGTGAAGGGCAAGGGAGCCAGGAAAGACGGGGCCGGCAAGCATATGGTGGGCAAGCGCGGTCGGCCGTCGAACATCCGCCATCAGGGGCGAAAGCGCTAA
- a CDS encoding helix-turn-helix transcriptional regulator: MQVAPLGEQLREWRTRRRMSQMDLALDTEMSTRHLSFIETGRSKPSAAMLQRIADCLEVPHRARNALLLAAGYAPDFQERPLDSPEMASMRAIVEHVLKGHEPYPALAVDRHWNMVAANDAIAILIEQVSPALLAPPVNVLRIALHPDGLAPQIVNYGMWRTHILHRLDLQIEASADAQLTALREEIVGYAVEANDNDIGTVSSIAVPLVLDTIAGRISFVSTVTIFGTPVDITLSELAIEAFFPADAESAALLQKLAKA, translated from the coding sequence ATGCAAGTCGCACCCCTCGGCGAACAGCTTCGCGAATGGCGCACGCGCCGCCGGATGAGCCAGATGGACCTCGCGCTCGACACCGAAATGTCGACGCGGCACCTGAGCTTTATCGAGACCGGGCGGTCGAAGCCGAGCGCGGCGATGCTGCAGCGGATCGCCGACTGCCTCGAGGTGCCGCACCGCGCACGCAATGCGCTGCTGCTCGCGGCGGGCTACGCCCCCGATTTTCAGGAGCGCCCGCTCGACAGCCCCGAAATGGCAAGCATGAGAGCCATCGTCGAGCATGTGCTGAAGGGTCACGAACCCTATCCGGCGCTCGCGGTCGACCGGCACTGGAACATGGTCGCGGCGAACGACGCGATCGCGATCCTGATCGAGCAGGTCTCGCCCGCGCTGCTGGCGCCGCCCGTCAATGTGCTGCGCATTGCGCTGCATCCCGACGGGCTGGCGCCGCAGATCGTGAATTACGGCATGTGGCGTACGCATATCCTGCACCGGCTCGACTTGCAGATCGAGGCGAGCGCCGATGCGCAGCTTACCGCGCTCCGTGAGGAGATTGTCGGCTATGCGGTCGAGGCGAACGACAATGATATCGGGACAGTCAGCAGCATTGCGGTCCCGCTGGTGCTCGATACGATCGCGGGGCGGATCAGCTTCGTCTCGACGGTGACGATCTTCGGAACGCCGGTCGACATCACGCTGTCGGAGCTGGCGATCGAAGCCTTCTTTCCGGCGGATGCGGAGAGCGCGGCGCTGTTGCAGAAGCTGGCGAAGGCTTAG
- the lpdA gene encoding dihydrolipoyl dehydrogenase, with the protein MADNYDLIVLGSGPGGYVAAIRAAQLGLKTAIVERENLGGICLNWGCIPTKALLRSAEIYHYMQHAGDYGLIAQQISADIDAVVKRSRGVAKQLSQGVAFLMKKHKITVHMGEGKLTAPGKLEVKGEKGTETLTAKNIIVATGARARDLPFAPADGKRIWTYRHALVPPEMPKKLLVIGSGAIGIEFASFYSDMGAEVTVVEMLDRLVPVEDADVSAFLEKQLKKQGMTIYTGAGVEELKATATGVSAKIKGKDGKVESAEFSHAIVAIGIVPNTENIGLEALGVKTTKGHIDTDAMCRTNVPGLWAIGDVTAPPWLAHKAMHESVISVEAIAGNHPHAMDPRNIPGCTYCRPQIASVGLTEAKAKELGYEVKAGTFPFIGNGKAIALGESEGFTKTVFDAKTGELLGAHMIGAEVTELIQGYTIGKTAELVEDDFIGTVFPHPTLSETMHEGVLAAFGRPLHI; encoded by the coding sequence TTGGCTGACAACTACGACCTCATCGTCCTCGGCTCGGGCCCCGGCGGATATGTCGCGGCGATCCGCGCGGCGCAGCTCGGGCTGAAGACCGCGATCGTCGAGCGCGAGAATCTGGGTGGTATCTGCCTCAACTGGGGCTGCATTCCGACCAAGGCGCTGCTGCGGTCGGCCGAAATCTACCATTATATGCAGCATGCCGGCGATTATGGCCTGATCGCACAGCAGATCAGCGCCGATATCGACGCGGTGGTAAAGCGCAGCCGCGGCGTCGCGAAACAGCTCAGCCAGGGCGTCGCCTTCCTGATGAAGAAGCACAAGATCACCGTCCATATGGGCGAGGGCAAGCTGACTGCGCCGGGCAAGCTCGAGGTAAAGGGCGAGAAGGGCACCGAAACCCTGACCGCGAAGAATATCATCGTCGCGACCGGCGCGCGCGCGCGCGACCTGCCCTTCGCGCCCGCCGACGGCAAGCGCATCTGGACCTATCGCCACGCGCTCGTCCCGCCCGAAATGCCGAAGAAATTGCTCGTCATCGGCTCGGGCGCGATCGGGATTGAGTTCGCGAGCTTCTACAGCGACATGGGCGCCGAAGTGACCGTCGTCGAAATGCTCGACCGCCTCGTTCCCGTCGAGGATGCCGACGTGTCGGCCTTCCTTGAAAAGCAGCTCAAGAAGCAGGGTATGACGATCTACACCGGCGCCGGGGTCGAGGAGCTGAAGGCCACCGCGACCGGCGTCTCGGCGAAGATCAAGGGCAAGGACGGCAAAGTCGAAAGCGCCGAGTTCAGCCACGCGATCGTCGCGATCGGTATCGTCCCGAACACCGAGAATATCGGCCTCGAAGCGCTCGGCGTGAAAACGACCAAGGGCCATATCGACACCGACGCGATGTGCCGCACCAACGTCCCCGGCCTGTGGGCGATCGGCGACGTCACCGCGCCGCCATGGCTCGCGCACAAGGCGATGCATGAGTCGGTGATTTCGGTCGAGGCGATCGCGGGCAATCATCCGCACGCGATGGACCCGCGCAATATCCCGGGCTGCACCTATTGCCGCCCGCAGATCGCCAGCGTCGGCCTGACCGAAGCGAAGGCCAAGGAACTCGGCTATGAGGTCAAGGCCGGGACCTTCCCCTTCATCGGCAACGGCAAGGCGATCGCGCTGGGCGAATCCGAGGGTTTCACCAAGACCGTGTTCGACGCGAAGACCGGCGAACTGCTCGGCGCGCACATGATCGGCGCGGAGGTCACCGAACTGATCCAGGGCTATACGATCGGCAAGACCGCCGAGCTGGTCGAGGATGATTTCATCGGCACCGTCTTCCCGCACCCGACGCTCAGCGAAACGATGCACGAGGGCGTGCTCGCGGCATTCGGACGGCCGCTGCACATCTGA
- a CDS encoding universal stress protein has protein sequence MRTYLVVIDDSPEASLALRFAARRAARTGGGVAVLAIIPPQDFVAFGGVQATIEAEAREHAEQLVAAASDAVMQEGNIIAQTMIRSGKPVEVVRDAIGENDEVAALVLATAASGAPGPLVTHFTGQDAGTLPCPVMLVPGGIDIARLDALS, from the coding sequence ATGCGGACATATCTGGTGGTGATCGACGACAGTCCCGAGGCAAGCCTTGCGTTGCGCTTCGCGGCGCGTCGCGCGGCACGGACGGGCGGCGGCGTGGCCGTGCTCGCGATCATTCCGCCGCAGGATTTCGTCGCGTTCGGCGGCGTCCAGGCGACGATCGAGGCCGAAGCGCGCGAACATGCCGAACAGCTCGTCGCGGCGGCATCCGACGCGGTGATGCAGGAAGGCAATATCATTGCGCAGACGATGATCCGCTCGGGCAAGCCGGTGGAGGTCGTCCGCGATGCGATCGGCGAGAATGACGAGGTCGCCGCGCTGGTGCTGGCGACCGCGGCGAGCGGCGCGCCGGGGCCGCTGGTGACGCACTTCACCGGACAGGATGCGGGAACCCTCCCCTGCCCGGTGATGCTGGTTCCAGGCGGCATCGATATCGCCCGGCTTGATGCCCTGAGCTGA
- the phaR gene encoding polyhydroxyalkanoate synthesis repressor PhaR, which translates to MAKSKTAADGDVVTIKKYANRRLYDTERSCYITLDDLGAMVRDGRDFRVVDAKSGEDITHNVLTQIIMDTETRGETLLPVNFLRQLIGLYGDKMQSAVPQYLEASMATFRKNQQDIRTALEGALGSNPLAELTRRNLEMFQQATSAFMPGAAGSKSKDAEIAALKAEIADLKAELAARK; encoded by the coding sequence ATGGCCAAGTCGAAGACGGCAGCGGACGGCGATGTCGTCACCATCAAGAAATACGCCAATCGTCGGCTCTATGATACCGAACGGAGCTGCTACATCACGCTCGACGACCTGGGCGCGATGGTCCGCGACGGTCGCGACTTCCGTGTTGTCGATGCCAAGAGCGGCGAGGACATCACGCACAATGTGCTGACGCAGATCATCATGGATACCGAAACGCGCGGCGAAACGCTGTTGCCGGTTAATTTCCTGCGCCAGCTGATCGGCCTCTACGGCGACAAGATGCAGTCGGCCGTGCCGCAATATCTGGAAGCGTCGATGGCGACCTTCCGCAAGAACCAGCAGGACATCCGCACCGCCCTGGAAGGCGCGCTGGGATCGAACCCGCTTGCCGAACTGACGCGTCGCAATCTGGAAATGTTCCAGCAGGCGACGAGTGCCTTCATGCCAGGCGCGGCGGGAAGCAAGTCGAAGGATGCCGAAATCGCGGCACTCAAGGCCGAGATTGCCGATCTGAAGGCCGAGCTCGCCGCCAGGAAATAA
- the proS gene encoding proline--tRNA ligase, with translation MIKHALSVTRQADFAAWYQDVIAEADLAEESGVRGCMVIKPWGYGIWERIQKVMDAAIKDAGVQNAYFPLFIPLSFFEKEADHVDGFAKEMAVVTHHRLIQDGKGKLIPDPEAKLEEPLIVRPTSETVIGSAMSRWVQSWRDLPLMVNQWANVVRWEMRTRMFLRTSEFLWQEGHTAHADRDDAMKETLRALEMYRSFAEDVLAMPVIAGEKPENERFPGAVATYSIEAMMQDGKALQAGTSHYLGTGFAEAAGIRYQDREGGHSLCHTTSWGTSTRMIGGVIMTHGDDDGLRCPPRIAPHQIVIVPMLRDNDEDAAILDYCRDLETKLKALDAFREPVRVLLDASANKAQTKRWGWVKKGAPIIVEIGPRDVAGGNVAVIRRDRLYQESGKLDTAFVAKDEFVASAVATLTDIQANLHAEAKERLHSNIRRDVTDLKAHFAGDDKFVGWVEVQWSRPTGAALEKIVEQLKALKLTMRNTPLDAAPTDGACFFTGEPAVERVLIGRTY, from the coding sequence ATGATCAAGCATGCGCTCAGCGTAACCCGTCAGGCCGACTTTGCGGCCTGGTATCAGGACGTCATTGCCGAGGCCGACCTTGCCGAGGAATCGGGCGTGCGCGGCTGCATGGTGATCAAGCCGTGGGGCTATGGCATCTGGGAGCGCATCCAGAAGGTGATGGACGCCGCGATCAAGGATGCCGGCGTCCAGAATGCCTATTTCCCGCTCTTCATTCCCCTGAGCTTCTTCGAGAAGGAAGCCGATCACGTCGACGGCTTCGCGAAGGAAATGGCAGTCGTCACGCACCACCGGCTGATCCAGGACGGCAAGGGCAAGCTGATCCCCGATCCCGAAGCAAAGCTCGAGGAGCCGCTGATCGTCCGCCCGACGTCGGAGACGGTGATCGGTTCGGCGATGAGCCGCTGGGTGCAGAGCTGGCGCGACCTGCCGCTGATGGTCAACCAGTGGGCCAACGTCGTGCGCTGGGAAATGCGCACGCGCATGTTCCTGCGCACCAGCGAATTCCTGTGGCAGGAAGGCCATACCGCGCACGCCGACCGCGACGACGCGATGAAGGAAACGCTGCGCGCGCTCGAAATGTACCGCAGTTTCGCCGAAGACGTCCTCGCGATGCCGGTGATCGCCGGCGAGAAGCCCGAGAACGAGCGCTTCCCCGGCGCGGTGGCGACCTATTCGATCGAAGCGATGATGCAGGACGGCAAGGCACTGCAGGCTGGCACCTCGCATTATCTGGGCACCGGTTTCGCGGAGGCCGCGGGCATCCGCTATCAGGACAGGGAAGGCGGCCACAGCCTCTGTCACACGACGAGTTGGGGCACATCGACGCGCATGATCGGCGGCGTCATCATGACGCATGGCGACGACGATGGCCTCCGCTGCCCGCCGCGCATCGCGCCGCACCAGATCGTCATCGTCCCGATGCTGCGCGACAATGATGAAGACGCAGCGATCCTCGACTATTGCCGCGATCTCGAAACGAAGCTGAAGGCGCTCGACGCCTTCCGCGAACCCGTGCGCGTGCTGCTCGACGCGAGCGCGAACAAGGCGCAGACCAAGCGTTGGGGCTGGGTCAAGAAGGGTGCGCCGATCATCGTCGAGATCGGTCCGCGCGATGTCGCCGGCGGCAATGTGGCGGTGATCCGCCGCGATCGACTGTATCAGGAGAGCGGCAAGCTCGACACGGCGTTCGTCGCGAAGGACGAGTTCGTCGCAAGTGCCGTTGCGACGCTGACGGACATCCAGGCGAACCTCCACGCCGAGGCGAAGGAGCGGCTGCATTCGAATATCCGCCGCGACGTCACCGACCTGAAGGCGCACTTCGCAGGCGACGACAAGTTCGTCGGCTGGGTCGAGGTGCAATGGTCGCGTCCGACCGGCGCGGCGCTGGAGAAGATCGTCGAGCAGCTGAAGGCGCTCAAGCTGACGATGCGCAACACGCCGCTCGATGCGGCGCCGACAGACGGGGCCTGCTTCTTCACCGGCGAGCCGGCGGTCGAACGCGTGCTCATCGGACGGACCTATTAA